The window CATTTCTACTTTTATGACTCTGGAGACTACTGAGTTCCTTTACTTTTCACTTCATTTGACTTCATTTTGATATTCCGTGTATATAGAGCTTGTGCAATGTAATATTATAGTGATATGTAATTTTAATAAGCAATGTTGAGTATTAAAGACATTgtgaaaaactaaaaaaaaaactctctctctctctctctctctctctctctctctctctctctctggcgaACTAGGGAAACCGTGTGCACAAAGGAAATCGAAAGTTCAATACACATTTTAGATGTTAAGACAGTAACGTAACGGTATGTAAAATCCAGTGTTTTTCTTCGCCCCGTCCTCCTTATTCAATGACAAATCATCTCAACAAACTGGTCGCTTAATTCATCCAGAGTAGATTGGAATATCTTTACCAGTATTGGTAAGGCTTGTCTGCTTTACGTGATTCTGCAGAACTAGTCTGAAGCTCTCGTAATCTTACCTCTTCATTGTTGACGGCATCCAGGATAGCTTCTTCACTGGAAAGATGAACCATTTGCTCGGCAGATAGTTCAGCATTCTGAAATTTTAAAGGGAAATAATTAACGTTTCACtcgttattcaaaataaaatcgaGATATGGTGATCACTCGAAGAGCTGTGATGGAGATGATTGCAGCTTCATGAGCTTTTTTGATAGGAAGCGATGGCAGTCTTCACTGATTGTGAAAACATGCTATCACGGTAGAGTGGAATGGTATTGAAGCTTTACTCCACGACTTATTGGAGAAAGGAGAAAGTGTGAGAGATATCGATAAAGAACTAGCGAAAAGAATGTAGGATAACAGGTACGAACGACAAGATTCGTCCAATTCTAGATTTTACATGCGCGCGCACTAAATCGATTATAACTTATCGGTCTACATCGTCTTGGATCAAAGCTTAGAGACCGTACCTGTATTTTATCCGAGTTTCTTTTAATACAGTATTCATCTGACGCCCAACCGTCAAAGATTGCTATTGTCTTGTTCTGGAGATCTCTCCAATTGAAGCTTCTGGGATTTCCGTTTTTTACGTAGAAAGCTGCTCTGGGTGGTTCCCTGAAGGGGTCGGTAAAAGCTACAGTACGGAGTCGTTCGTATGTTGCAAACCAACCTACAATGCCCCACGGGCAACAAGTAACAGGTCTGATGTCAGTCTTTCGTCGGGAAGTTTGGGGACGTTTCTGTCGCCATTTGACTTGTAATATACACATTAACGCAGTTTGACCATACAACATCCTGGGATTTACCAATGCGAGAAAAATGACTTCAAAGTGCCAACTAAATAAATATGTTAGCTCAGTAGATTCTTTGGAAAGCAAGTGATTTCTGCTTTCATGCCAAACCTAGGAAGGATTTCAAACTGTATTTATATTTTCGCCAGATATTATTCGAACTCCAGTAATAAATGCATAGTAATGGTTTAAAGCGATCTCAAATCCCGCAATTCAACGAATttcgacattctaaaacttcgCAGACTAACCTGTGCAGGCATCGTACCATCTATCCATAAGTCCTTGACCTGCACGCGGCCAATGTCCTGATTGAGATTCCCAACAACGCTGGTACACGTCGAAGATAAGACGACAATCTTTGTTCGCCATTTCGCAGACTGTAATAGGTTGGAATTTCCTGTTAGTTATACTCTCATTTTCAATAATCCATAATAGTTTTGTTTATATAAGATTGTAGTAACAAATAAAACGACCATCATAAATCTTTTAATTCCTTTTAATTTTCCAGCTGTGCGTGCCGTAAAATACTGTAAACAACGGGTTACCTGCATTCACTAAGTCAACGTGAAATCCACGAAGCCCGCCATCATCAtgtctgaaaataaaaaaacacaaactcaAAACTCAAAGAACGAAATGAACTGCCATAAACAGTTAATTACAACAACAGTAACAGTGGCTACGAAAATCGCGATTCTTCGTCAAATTCCATCTTATATGTGTATTCTGCCGCAgacatgattttgtaaaatttgtcggATCATTCACCGACACATCTCATGTCCAGCTTAAAAATGCTGATCACATACTTAAGTTCAGAAAATGACTTCCTTCACATTTGCTGCATTTTATGTGCAACACTGTACGAATTCAGCGAATTGAAAAGCTCGAGATGAATCGCCATAGTAGTATTTGTAAAGGACCTTGTGCGATACTCATAACGAATTCAATGGTCATACCAAcccataatccgataacacaATAGTTataaacacaaaacagcacagaacagacagtaaatcaccggtacacacaacaaagtgaaattcatgaaagaaagatgtatGAACCTCTGGCCGacagaccaagaagtgatgtcagagTTAAACAAGATGAAATGTAAAGGGCCTAAATAGCCATCTCTCATTTTCTCTGTGAACATGAGTTATAACTGCATATCTTCATAAGTTTTAAAGTCAACTTGTAATTTCAGAAAGATAATGTTAACATCGTAGACGTACTTGAATGTTGCATTTTAGTGTCGTTATTCTTGAATTTCCAGTTTATGTTTGACTGATTTCTTGCGCACTCCACTATACTTACATGTATTCAAGACGTGTTCCATCATGTCCAATGGCGAAAGTCCAGATACGTTCTGTGTCGCTTGGTACTTGTTGCGAAACCGCTGTAAAGTAAAAGTCAAATACTTGTGAGGTTTTTTCTCAGACAAATCAATGAAGTTATAGTtcctgacacacacacacacgaaagGAGTGCTTAGTAAAGGccatgtaaaatattaaaacttttgacTGGTTAGACATGGTTTGTCATCTCGTAAACTACAATCCTGACAGTTTGTTACAGGGGGCTTGGTTTTTGCGGAGCATCACGGAGAAGAAATAAATTACTGACTGAAACTGATAGGGCTTACCCTTACTGTATATATGGTTTACTACATGTTAACAATTGCTCAGATAGGACAGAATACATCAAATATATGCTCAGATAGGacagaatatatcaaagataTGCTCAGATAGGacagaatatatcaaagataTGCTCAGATAGGACAGAATACATCAAAGATATGCTCAGATAGGacagaatatatcaaagataTGCTCAGATAGGACAGAATATATCAAATATATGCTCAGATAGGACAAAATACATCAAAGATATGCTCAGATAGGacagaatatatcaaagataTGCTCAGATAGGACAGAATACATCAAAGATATGCTCAGATAGGACAGAATACATCAAAGATATGCTCAGATAGGACAGAATACATCAAAGATATGCTCAGATAGGACAGAATACATCAAATATATGCTCAGATAGGACAGAATACATCAAAGATATGCTCAGATAGGACAGAATACATCAAAGATATGCTCAGATAGGACAGAATACATCAAAGATATGCTCAGATAGGacagaatatatcaaagataTGCTCAGATAGGACAGAATACATCAAAGATATGCTCAGATAGGacagaatatatcaaagataTGCTCAGATAGGacagaatatatcaaagataTGCTCAGATAGGACAGAATACATCAAAGATATGCTCAGATAGGacagaatatatcaaagataTGCTCAGATAGGacagaatatatcaaagataTGCTCAGATAGGacagaatatatcaaagataTGCTCAGATAGGACAGAATACATCAAAGATATTCTGCAGATAGGacagaatatatcaaagataTGCTCAGATAGGacagaatatatcaaagataTGCTCAGATAGGACAGAATATATCAAAGACTACCAaaactttaaaatacaaataagcTTATGGTCCGATTATGCTCCATGCGGAAAACATTTTCTTCAGAGTCCATTGAGGGACATCAACTTCGACATTCTTATTAATTTTAATTAGTCTGTATTGAAGTGTTTCATCTTATCCTATCTGCCGGCGGGACaggttaaggtggttggaaaggctatttttgcaccaattctttctcagagttaatgtcaagtttcaagtgttagaatcaagatatttagttcaattttcaggataactcccttagttaatattttctccaaagaatatgaatattgtgtattggcagccatgattttgaaatatgacaccagtaaatattaaaatttaatttttcatatttttttacatatttgaatttaataataattggatagtatttatattaccaaattagttataaatatgttgacactatttattgtaagatttgtatggcaggatttgtaaataaaatttgttttttatgattttacatgggtttatatatcaaaaaattattaaaaattctttcaaatttcaaaatgtgatttttcaaagagcacttcaaatacaggaaaattgtgccgtacaaatcttatctgtaaccttgttaataggctgtaaaaattccatgtccatatctcatttccaagttggattaaattggtatacaattatgtaggaaaactgttattctgtcaaaaatgttgaaaacaagccatatttgcaccctcttttgaagtcatagagcagtttttttggttaatctcacttttgacacctctttgacactcaaagaatctaaaaatgcatttacaatatgagtcactcactctgaatgccagcatcgccttgtcaaactttcctgaaaaactgcaaataatgactttcccttttcaaatgtttttttaaaagctaggggacctttaccatagttaatacactaaggactccccaacttcttcttatttagtcagtttttcagaagttttaacaggctataactctgcaatgcctttgtgcccaaatgtctagttttttttattccacagagaatgttgactacttttatattttaatagttttgatgaaatttataactgacgctctagcctttccaaccacgtTAAACCATTCAAGTTAGATCGTAGGATAAAGACCATATTAAATCTCAGAGCACCAACACCTTACAGAAACTCAGACCCCATCCATACAAGGTTATGTATTTTGTATATGGTGCCTTAACCAGGTGTATGTGTGTCCTACCCGGCAAGTATATACGGCGTGCTGCACCTCACCAATACAAGTGGCTGTTTATGATGCGTCATCCGAGATTGTCAAAGTATGCCACAGGATCATACGaaacttttgaacaaaattttgtagATTACCTGCAGACTACAACAATTGTCTCGGGTCCTATAGTATAGGTAAAGGCTAGCTCTGCATGTGCTATGTCAGTAAAACATAATGTAGTACCCCTTGTTCACAGAAGCATGGAGAAAG of the Ptychodera flava strain L36383 chromosome 20, AS_Pfla_20210202, whole genome shotgun sequence genome contains:
- the LOC139120808 gene encoding arginine-binding periplasmic protein-like; protein product: MAERSETYSVGDNSVNFHSDKEKMATSDSSGSSPKSQHVTLVVIAIIAVVALVVAAMSFTRQPKMDINVTNSDAGRQTEPVSQQVPSDTERIWTFAIGHDGTRLEYIHDDGGLRGFHVDLVNAVCEMANKDCRLIFDVYQRCWESQSGHWPRAGQGLMDRWYDACTGWFATYERLRTVAFTDPFREPPRAAFYVKNGNPRSFNWRDLQNKTIAIFDGWASDEYCIKRNSDKIQNAELSAEQMVHLSSEEAILDAVNNEEVDAAFINVNMFTQNEVEKVSDEFDNCMKAGASMMMRKDNTLASWWNPAFARLKETGQYRSICDSADDNHGHMPGSVVCLD